In Ovis canadensis isolate MfBH-ARS-UI-01 breed Bighorn chromosome 3, ARS-UI_OviCan_v2, whole genome shotgun sequence, one DNA window encodes the following:
- the TMEM121B gene encoding transmembrane protein 121B, whose protein sequence is MRPAPGAPRAAPPPARRQPRFLRGRSGSGSSGGSAGAEREDDDESASISRPLVSAEPPGTPAASRASTPTSARSMTAADLGAGAVAGAVGSAGGPGPGPGPSCRSCCGCCGRRARSGRGGGRRGCSSGSGCRWGYQALSVALLLAQGGLLDVYLIAVTDLYWCSWVATDLVVAAGWAIFFAKNSRGRRGGAHAHHPHHPHAAPLHLPAAPAGAAGAKARGARGGAGGPGPAGPVGAAGEFAFAYLAWLIYSIAFTPKVVLILGTSILDLIELRAPFGTTGFRLTMALSAPLLYCLVRAIGEAGATPGSAGPLLLQPQRHRAAGCFLGTCLDLLDSFALVELMLDGRAPLPAHLRYLLLAVYFLALASPVLWLYELHAATSPRARASRPGGCSCLLRLLGSCLVDAPLLALRCLLALSYQQPLSVFMLKNLFFLGCRGLEALEGCWDQGLPASPSRARSGYGASPSAPPAPGAPQLGHCVSEDEGCAHGYVNTLAVASQN, encoded by the coding sequence ATGCGCCCCGCGCCCGGCGCCCCCcgcgcggccccgcccccagcccggcGGCAGCCCCGGTTCCTGCGCGGCCGGAGCGGCTCgggcagcagcggcggcagcgcGGGCGCCGAGCGGGAGGACGACGACGAGAGCGCCAGCATCAGCAGGCCGCTGGTGTCCGCCGAGCCCCCGGGGACCCCCGCGGCCTCTCGCGCCTCCACGCCCACCTCCGCACGCAGCATGACCGCCGCTGACCTGGGCGCGGGCGCCGTGGCCGGGGCCGTCGGGAGTGCcggcggccccggccccggccccggcccctccTGCCGTTCGTGCTGCGGTTGCTGCGGGCGCCGGGCCCGGTCGGGCCGCGGGGGTGGGCGCCGCGGCTGCTCCTCTGGCTCGGGCTGCCGCTGGGGCTACCAGGCGCTGTCCGTGGCGCTGCTGCTGGCGCAAGGCGGCCTGCTGGACGTGTACCTCATCGCCGTCACGGACCTGTATTGGTGCTCCTGGGTGGCCACCGACCTGGTGGTGGCGGCGGGCTGGGCCATCTTCTTCGCCAAGAACAGCCGGGGCCGTCGGGGCGGTGCACACGCCCACCACCCGCATCACCCGCACGCCGCGCCCCTGCACCTGCCGGCCGCCCCCGCCGGGGCTGCGGGCGCCAAGGCGCGTGGCGCGCGCGGGGGCGCGGGTGGCCCGGGACCAGCGGGGCCGGTCGGGGCGGCCGGCGAGTTCGCCTTCGCCTACCTGGCCTGGCTCATCTACTCCATCGCCTTCACGCCCAAGGTGGTGCTTATCCTGGGCACGTCCATCCTGGACCTCATCGAACTGCGCGCGCCCTTCGGCACCACGGGCTTCCGCCTCACCATGGCGCTTTCGGCGCCGCTGCTCTACTGCCTGGTGCGGGCCATCGGCGAAGCGGGCGCCACCCCCGGCTCCGCGGGGCCCCTGCTCCTGCAGCCGCAGCGGCACCGCGCCGCCGGCTGCTTCCTGGGCACGTGCCTGGACCTGCTGGACAGCTTCGCGCTGGTGGAGCTGATGCTGGACGGCCGCGCGCCGCTGCCCGCGCACCTGCGCTATCTGCTCCTCGCGGTCTACTTCCTCGCGCTCGCCTCGCCGGTACTCTGGCTCTACGAGCTCCACGCCGCCACTTCGCCCCGGGCCCGGGCCTCGCGGCCCGGTGGCTGCAGCTGTCTCCTGCGCCTCCTGGGCAGCTGCCTGGTGGACGCGCCCTTGCTGGCGCTGCGCTGCCTGCTGGCCCTGAGCTACCAGCAGCCGCTCTCTGTCTTCATGCTCAAGAATCTCTTCTTCCTCGGCTGCCGCGGCCTGGAGGCCCTGGAGGGCTGCTGGGACCAGGGGCTGCCGGCGTCCCCTAGTCGGGCCAGGTCGGGCTACGGTGCTTCACCCTCCGCCCCACCGGCGCCCGGAGCCCCCCAGCTGGGCCACTGCGTCTCCGAGGATGAGGGGTGCGCCCATGGCTATGTTAACACTCTGGCTGTGGCCTCCCAGAACTGA
- the IL17RA gene encoding interleukin-17 receptor A, with translation MGAPRRWARVFPGPPPGPSLLLFLLLLRPPGLGLASLRLLDHPAPVCSQEGLNCTVKNSTCLDDSWIHPRNLTPSSPKNVQTQLRFAHTQQGHLLPVVHIEWTLQTDASVLYLEGAELSILQLSTNERLCVRFEFLTTLRHHHKRWRFAFSHFVVEPREEYEVTVHHLPKPIPDGDPNHQSRNFLVPDCKDPRMKDTTPCVSSGSLWDPNITVETLEAHQLRLSFTPWNESTSYQVLLHSFPPAENQSCFQHVVDMPVPAQEAAPQRCHITVTLRDSSWCCRHHVQIQPFFSSCLNDCLRHSVSVACPEVSHTPDAAEDHTPLWVSAFITGLSILLVGSVILLILCMTWRLPGFRQGKHEDGTKDTEILPAATSLTPPPLKPRKVWIVYSADHPLYVDVVLKFAQFLLTVCGTEVALDLLEEQAISEVGVMTWVGRQKQEVADSNSKIVVLCSRGTRAKWQAMLGWEDAAAVQLRCDHGQPAGDLFTAAMNMILPDFKRPACFGTYIVCYFSDISCEADVPDLFNITSRYELMDRFEEVYFRIQDLEMFEPGRMHRVGALAAQNYLQSPSGRQLCEAVQRFRRWQAERPDWFELENLRSTDGLDLPSLDEAAFEEEPLPEGRIVRQEPLIREPTSRDHVLVKLLLAREGGGGLARLEPQPRPPGQPAAPTLQTMVVPVDRVPRAQVVEPVPQEVGSGAGRLALLEGEEACPLLGGQGPRRNSVLFLPVGRLPPPKQNPSLQDLLTPPEEEQRRSVQSDQGYISRSSPQPPDDDDDDNGEGVGEEDGGQPLSPQGLESLRSLQLLLFFQELSKNPGLQPEGPPCEALPQLGR, from the exons ATGGGGGCTCCGCGCCGCTGGGCGCGCGTGTTTCCCGGGCCCCCGCCGGGGCCGTCGCTCCTActcttcctcctgctcctgcGCCCGCCGGGCCTCGGTCTCGCCTCCCTGAGGCTCTTGGACCACCCGGCGCCCGTGTGCTCCCAGGAG GGGCTGAACTGCACAGTCAAGAACA GTACCTGCCTGGACGACAGCTGGATCCACCCTCGGAACCTCACCCCCTCATCCCCCAAAAACGTGCAGACCCAGCTGCGCTTCGCCCACACACAGCAAGGACACTTGCTTCCCGTGGTTCACATCGAGTGGACGCTGCAGACAGATG CCAGCGTCCTCTACCTGGAGGGGGCAGAGCTGTCCATCCTGCAGCTGAGCACCAATGAGCGTCTGTGTGTCAGGTTTGAGTTTCTGACCACACTGAGGCATCATCACAAGCGG TGGCGATTTGCCTTCAGCCACTTTGTGGTAGAACCCAGAGAGGAGTACGAGGTGACCGTCCACCACCTGCCTAAGCCCATCCCTGACGGGGACCCAAACCACCAATCCAGAAACTTCCTGGTGCCCG ACTGCAAGGACCCCAGGATGAAGGACACCACGCCATGCGTGAGCTCAG GCAGCCTGTGGGACCCCAACATCACTGTGGAGACCCTTGAGGCCCACCAGCTGCGGCTGAGCTTCACCCCGTGGAATGAGTCCACCAGTTACCAGGTCCTGCTGCACAGCTTCCCGCCTGCAGAGAACCAGAGCTGCTTCCAACATGTTGTCGACATGCCCGTG CCCGCACAGGAAGCCGCCCCGCAGCGCTGCCACATCACGGTCACCCTGCGGGACTCCAGCTGGTGCTGCCGCCACCACGTGCAG ATCCAGCCCTTCTTCAGCAGCTGCCTCAACGACTGCCTCCGACACTCGGTGTCCGTGGCCTGCCCGGAGGTCTCGCACACCCCAG ACGCCGCTGAAG ACCACACGCCTCTGTGGGTGTCTGCGTTCATCACAGGCCTCTCCATCCTACTGGTGGGCTCCGTCATCCTGCTGATCCTCTGCATGACCTGGAGGCTACCAG GGTTCCGTCAAGGAAAACATGAAGATGGCACCAAAGACACAG AGATCCTGCCCGCTGCCACCAGCCTGACCCCCCCGCCCCTGAAGCCCAGGAAGGTCTGGATCGTCTACTCCGCCGACCACCCCCTCTACGTGGACGTGGTCCTCAAGTTCGCCCAATTTCTGCTCACCGTGTGTGGCACCGAAGTGGCCCtggacctgctggaggagcaggCCATCTCAGAGGTAGGGGTCATGACCTGGGTGGGGCGCCAGAAGCAGGAAGTGGCAGACAGCAACTCCAAGATCGTCGTCCTGTGCTCCCGAGGCACCCGGGCCAAGTGGCAGGCGATGCTTGGCTGGGAGGACGCCGCCGCCGTGCAGCTCCGCTGCGACCACGGGCAGCCGGCGGGGGACCTGTTCACGGCGGCCATGAACATGATCCTGCCGGACTTCAAGAGGCCGGCCTGCTTCGGCACCTACATCGTCTGCTACTTCAGCGACATCAGCTGCGAGGCGGACGTGCCCGACCTGTTCAACATCACCTCCCGCTATGAGCTCATGGACCGGTTCGAGGAGGTCTACTTCCGCATCCAGGACCTGGAGATGTTCGAGCCGGGCCGCATGCACCGCGTGGGGGCGCTCGCGGCCCAGAACTACCTGCAGAGCCCCAGCGGCCGGCAGCTCTGCGAGGCAGTGCAGCGCTTCCGTCGCTGGCAGGCCGAGCGCCCGGACTGGTTCGAACTGGAGAACCTCCGCTCGACGGACGGCCTGGACCTCCCGTCCCTGGACGAGGCGGCCTTCGAGGAGGAGCCGCTGCCCGAAGGAAGGATCGTCCGGCAGGAGCCGCTGATACGGGAGCCCACCTCCCGGGACCACGTGCTGGTGAAGCTGCTCCTCGCCAGGGAAGGAGGGGGCGGCCTGGCGCGGCTGGAGCCCCAGCCCCGGCCCCCGGGGCAGCCGGCAGCCCCAACGCTCCAGACCATGGTGGTCCCTGTGGACAGGGTCCCTCGGGCTCAGGTGGTGGAGCCCGTCCCACAGGAGGTGGGGAGCGGCGCGGGCCGGCTGGCCCTGCTGGAGGGAGAAGAGGCCTGCCCGCTGTTGGGGGGCCAGGGTCCCCGGCGGAACAGCGTCCTCTTCCTCCCCGTGGGGCGGCTCCCGCCCCCCAAGCAGAACCCGAGCCTCCAGGACCTGCTCACGCCCCCCGAGGAGGAGCAGCGGCGGTCTGTGCAGTCTGACCAGGGCTACATCTCCAGGAGCTCCCCGCAGCCCCCCGACGACGACGACGACGACAACGGGGAGGGGGTCGGGGAGGAGGACGGGGGACAGCCGCTGTCCCCCCAGGGCCTGGAGAGCCTGCGCAGCCTCCAGCTGCTGCTCTTTTTCCAGGAGCTTAGCAAGAACCCCGGCCTTCAGCCCGAGGGGCCGCCATGCGAGGCCCTCCCCCAGCTGGGGCGGTGA